Proteins found in one Buchnera aphidicola str. G002 (Myzus persicae) genomic segment:
- the argF gene encoding ornithine carbamoyltransferase, with protein sequence MNNLYQRNCLKLLDFTSSELKKIISLAEKLKKNKKNNQEIPLLKKKNIALIFEKESTRTRCSFEIAAFDQGAHVTYLGPGSTHLGTKESIADTAQVLSRLYDGIQYRGHNHRTIEILAQYSRVPVWNGLTEKFHPTQILADLLTMQEIFPNKKFNEIKCAYVGDTHNNMGNSLLEAASLVGLDLRLVSPKKYWPEKTFFLFCQEQSQNKKGRIICTENISEGVKNVDFIYTDVWVSMGEPEDQWKDRIESLHDYQVNSSMLDLTNNSNIKILHCLPALHNQETKIGKSILRKYGFKNGMEITDNIFQKHQNTIFEQSENRLHTIKALLVSSLLKTIDF encoded by the coding sequence ATGAACAATCTTTATCAACGTAATTGTTTGAAACTATTAGATTTCACTTCTTCTGAATTAAAAAAAATTATTTCTTTGGCAGAAAAACTTAAAAAAAACAAAAAAAATAATCAAGAAATTCCGTTACTTAAGAAAAAAAATATCGCTTTAATTTTTGAAAAAGAATCTACTCGAACTAGATGCTCGTTTGAAATAGCTGCTTTTGATCAAGGTGCTCATGTTACGTATCTTGGTCCCGGTAGCACTCATCTTGGAACAAAAGAATCAATTGCAGATACAGCACAAGTCCTTAGTCGTTTATATGATGGTATTCAGTATCGAGGACATAATCATAGAACAATAGAAATTTTAGCACAATATTCCCGAGTACCCGTATGGAATGGTTTAACTGAAAAATTTCATCCTACTCAAATACTAGCTGATTTGTTAACTATGCAAGAAATTTTTCCTAATAAAAAATTTAATGAAATAAAGTGTGCATATGTTGGTGACACACATAATAATATGGGAAATAGTTTACTAGAAGCAGCTTCATTAGTTGGATTAGACTTACGTTTAGTATCTCCTAAAAAATATTGGCCAGAAAAAACGTTTTTTTTATTTTGTCAAGAGCAATCTCAAAATAAAAAAGGAAGAATAATTTGTACTGAAAATATTTCAGAAGGTGTTAAAAATGTAGATTTTATTTATACAGATGTTTGGGTATCTATGGGAGAACCAGAAGATCAATGGAAAGATAGAATTGAATCATTGCATGATTATCAAGTTAATAGTTCAATGTTAGATCTTACTAATAATTCTAATATAAAAATATTGCACTGTCTTCCAGCATTACATAATCAAGAAACCAAAATAGGAAAATCTATATTAAGAAAATATGGATTTAAAAATGGGATGGAAATCACAGATAATATTTTTCAAAAACACCAAAACACTATTTTTGAACAATCAGAAAATAGATTACATACTATCAAAGCACTACTAGTATCTAGTCTGCTAAAAACCATTGACTTTTAA